A single window of Sporosarcina sp. FSL W7-1349 DNA harbors:
- a CDS encoding PP2C family serine/threonine-protein phosphatase, with translation MHNWRSSSAYARGASHTEWGTPCQDRAVHYEWDGAHAIVLADGAGSYESSHLGAELIVTKLAYYLCEKFDRLSSLESQKLAEELHFYIHQELNALVLEHDRNKEDFSSTLLFVVTKGQDYIAGHVGDGMIVKCESGDVEILSAPENGLYENETYFVSMETLDEHFRIYRGSVTEDLGFIIMSDGSTASFLSKSQGLDTQNLGVIIDHFQKSTANTFKHDLTELLAALVDNTDDDCSIAVLAASKEDPIPAEPSKLMAAIKGEQDAVPDDTVIHVEKSIDELLAPREFEEDEEEFHSTPDDMDDSDEDHDLYDNFEYEDFEDDLVELDAEEEIDSDGITDTYKN, from the coding sequence ATGCACAACTGGAGATCTTCAAGTGCATATGCGCGTGGAGCAAGCCATACCGAATGGGGAACCCCATGCCAAGACCGCGCCGTCCATTATGAATGGGACGGCGCCCATGCCATTGTCCTGGCGGATGGGGCGGGCTCATATGAATCTTCTCATCTGGGCGCAGAATTGATTGTAACGAAATTAGCATATTACTTATGCGAGAAATTTGATAGATTGAGTAGTTTGGAATCACAGAAGCTTGCGGAGGAACTCCATTTTTACATACACCAAGAACTTAACGCACTTGTGCTGGAACATGATAGAAATAAAGAAGATTTTTCATCGACTTTGCTTTTCGTCGTGACAAAGGGGCAAGATTACATTGCGGGGCATGTTGGAGACGGTATGATTGTGAAATGTGAAAGTGGAGATGTTGAAATACTGTCAGCTCCTGAAAATGGTTTATATGAAAATGAAACGTATTTTGTAAGCATGGAGACGTTGGATGAGCATTTCCGAATTTACCGGGGAAGCGTAACGGAAGATCTGGGTTTCATCATCATGTCCGATGGTTCGACAGCTTCATTTCTCAGCAAATCACAAGGATTGGACACGCAAAACCTAGGTGTCATCATCGACCATTTCCAGAAATCGACCGCCAACACTTTCAAGCATGACTTAACCGAATTGCTCGCGGCGCTCGTCGACAACACCGACGACGATTGTTCCATTGCTGTATTGGCTGCTTCAAAAGAAGATCCGATTCCAGCTGAACCTTCAAAGCTGATGGCCGCAATAAAGGGGGAACAGGACGCTGTACCAGATGACACAGTGATCCATGTGGAAAAATCGATTGACGAACTTCTTGCACCACGTGAATTCGAGGAAGACGAAGAAGAATTCCACTCTACTCCAGACGACATGGATGATAGCGACGAGGACCATGACCTTTATGACAACTTCGAATACGAAGATTTTGAAGATGATTTGGTAGAACTTGATGCTGAAGAGGAAATAGATTCGGATGGGATAACGGATACGTATAAAAACTGA
- a CDS encoding vWA domain-containing protein encodes MSSLMERINRKKMKLASLENRRSKKIPFVMVIDISGSMELNENISKVNRGLQAFYDVLLEDPKICDSLDLSIVTFGGEERVQLAVDFNDIRKQTVPVFEAYGNTPLCPAILMALDNIEDQIDAYQSIGISNTKPIMLIMTDGEPSRYEYTELVENGEEYLVADPLQKTDKEFLEAKSKFDRFRKMTDMEVHIVALGNQVEDLYFLKQFSTGRNSVKRLEDTDILSFFKHLTVSVRSLPAAYDSNPDNPNPFQVFDVFDGFKEGNLSTG; translated from the coding sequence TTGTCAAGTTTAATGGAACGTATCAACCGGAAGAAGATGAAATTAGCCAGTCTTGAAAATCGGCGCAGCAAAAAAATTCCGTTCGTCATGGTCATTGACATCAGCGGTTCAATGGAATTGAATGAGAATATATCCAAAGTCAATCGGGGGCTGCAAGCTTTCTATGATGTATTGCTCGAAGATCCGAAAATTTGTGATAGTCTCGATTTGTCTATCGTTACGTTTGGAGGGGAAGAGCGGGTACAGTTGGCTGTGGATTTTAATGATATCCGCAAACAGACAGTTCCGGTTTTTGAAGCATACGGAAATACGCCTCTTTGTCCGGCGATTCTCATGGCGTTGGATAATATTGAAGACCAGATTGATGCGTATCAATCCATCGGCATATCCAATACAAAACCAATCATGCTCATCATGACAGATGGCGAACCGTCCCGTTATGAATATACGGAACTGGTCGAAAATGGGGAAGAGTACCTGGTTGCCGATCCTTTGCAAAAAACAGATAAAGAGTTTTTGGAAGCCAAATCCAAGTTTGATCGATTCCGAAAAATGACCGATATGGAAGTACATATTGTCGCATTGGGCAATCAAGTGGAAGACTTGTATTTCCTGAAACAATTTTCAACCGGAAGAAATAGCGTAAAACGTTTGGAAGACACCGATATCCTGTCATTCTTCAAGCATTTGACAGTATCCGTAAGATCCCTTCCGGCAGCCTACGATTCGAACCCCGATAATCCGAATCCCTTTCAAGTTTTTGATGTATTTGATGGCTTTAAAGAGGGGAACCTATCGACAGGCTGA
- a CDS encoding vWA domain-containing protein — translation MSELMKTIERIKKKSESLSSRKGTKLPICILVDTSSSMNTNENITRLNEGLTIYRQQLLEDPKTCDHIEVAIVEFGNGGTRLAVDFEDLREQRFPVFSAAGITPLCEAIKKGISALEEQMGIYSSQGIVSHPPHLIIMTDGEPTLSNRVDEDGYGIPLQKTDKEFLDTLEKFNEFKAEQGLVSISIGVGDGIQNSFFLEQFASVPQNVLKMADQDNIVEFFKLLSRSTSVLTRAIPNPESRLDLVNDDSKGVVSPWNQIRS, via the coding sequence ATGTCAGAACTGATGAAAACGATTGAAAGAATCAAAAAGAAAAGTGAAAGCCTTTCTTCGCGGAAAGGGACGAAATTGCCGATTTGCATCTTGGTGGACACGAGTTCTTCCATGAACACCAATGAAAATATCACGAGATTGAATGAAGGACTGACGATCTATCGCCAACAGTTGCTGGAAGATCCGAAGACTTGCGACCATATTGAAGTGGCCATTGTTGAGTTCGGCAACGGCGGTACCCGGTTGGCTGTTGATTTTGAAGATTTACGGGAACAGCGATTCCCTGTCTTTTCCGCAGCAGGGATTACGCCGCTCTGTGAGGCGATAAAAAAAGGGATTTCGGCCTTGGAAGAACAAATGGGGATTTATTCAAGCCAAGGGATCGTTTCTCACCCACCGCATCTGATCATTATGACGGATGGGGAACCTACTTTAAGTAATCGTGTGGATGAGGATGGATATGGGATTCCTCTGCAAAAAACAGACAAAGAATTTTTAGATACGCTGGAAAAGTTCAATGAATTCAAAGCCGAACAAGGATTGGTTTCCATTTCCATTGGCGTGGGAGATGGCATCCAAAATTCATTTTTCCTTGAGCAATTTGCGTCTGTCCCTCAAAATGTCCTGAAAATGGCAGACCAAGACAATATCGTCGAGTTCTTCAAGCTGCTAAGCCGAAGTACATCTGTTTTAACGCGTGCCATTCCAAATCCCGAAAGTAGATTGGATCTTGTAAATGACGACAGTAAAGGCGTCGTATCGCCTTGGAACCAAATTCGTTCATGA
- a CDS encoding lipopolysaccharide kinase InaA family protein, translating to MNVTFSIEAENGQELLLVDHYFFYDMLNPNYSADERKQIEQAIKNYVPQLIADVRSVNERYKLFIGKYAINALQLEQDNSFKRVVNAYLNGYMDFFETKSFFSSESDPEPDDIASCELEFYRNFVRQMKASGSEQRAVLLTSHPNAERLADRLIDTGLSKVISFSPEFGFMEYKVVAPEEGDTVYLGGNPISLQRRIGGGGEADIFELVPGKLAKIYKTVPDLQTHLPNCFKFQQEIRRRNERLDVLLNDPRYQVNDRYIILPQYKLTDANGNLVGIVMDQAEGILLVDIITKNIYPFEGFKRSDLLTIAKKIIIKLKKLHTHGIIMGDVNLENILVDAKSPEDIKIYIIDLDSCQIDGFPSMFETPEFTDPVWLQEREAHGFIPRTIENECFTIAILLFNIIFNNVHPYQHPTGRNLQDNTRKRLYPYKIQEKDAEFIKEEFGVEVDPDPNRNEKKAPTLANYTHSHLPRYLKCMFYATFASQGKDFRPSTEQMMKGIDRYIFHIKKNPASDKMIYDNFAIAEPYTIHFNCSSKNCQKDYYYHYNKVLNSFRVNETYLYCNECINIYDTQIKKWLNDESLPEAERQAIRAEWEASLNPQNLEQLLHEFFSNPKKDQSGKEKFEMILMAKRKTYSASNSGHAARPQQTIHRARPVSQNRPQAHKSTGNAGAGSRTQASKTNSQQSGKSPASSRNSQQPQGLFGFLKKLWNN from the coding sequence ATGAATGTAACCTTTTCTATTGAAGCCGAAAATGGGCAGGAGTTATTGCTCGTCGATCATTATTTCTTTTATGATATGCTGAATCCGAATTATTCAGCCGATGAACGGAAACAGATCGAACAAGCTATTAAAAACTACGTTCCTCAGCTGATTGCCGATGTCCGTTCTGTTAATGAAAGATACAAATTGTTCATCGGTAAATATGCGATCAATGCTCTTCAGCTGGAACAGGACAATTCGTTCAAGCGGGTCGTCAATGCGTACTTGAACGGGTATATGGATTTTTTCGAGACGAAGTCGTTTTTCAGCTCAGAAAGTGATCCGGAACCCGATGATATTGCCAGCTGCGAATTGGAGTTTTATCGCAATTTTGTAAGGCAGATGAAAGCGTCCGGAAGTGAGCAGCGTGCCGTTTTGCTGACAAGCCACCCAAATGCTGAAAGGCTTGCCGACCGTCTCATCGATACGGGATTGTCCAAAGTGATCAGCTTTTCTCCGGAATTCGGATTTATGGAATACAAGGTGGTTGCGCCAGAGGAAGGGGATACCGTTTATCTTGGGGGCAATCCGATTTCGCTGCAACGTCGCATTGGCGGAGGCGGGGAAGCCGATATATTCGAACTCGTTCCCGGTAAACTCGCAAAAATCTATAAAACTGTGCCAGATTTGCAAACGCATTTGCCAAACTGCTTCAAGTTCCAACAGGAAATCCGTCGTCGGAACGAGCGGCTGGATGTGCTGCTGAATGATCCCCGCTATCAGGTGAACGACCGCTACATCATTTTGCCTCAATACAAATTGACCGATGCCAACGGGAATTTGGTAGGCATCGTCATGGACCAGGCGGAAGGCATCTTGTTAGTGGATATTATTACGAAAAACATTTATCCATTCGAAGGATTCAAAAGATCCGATCTACTGACCATTGCAAAGAAAATCATTATTAAATTAAAGAAATTGCATACGCATGGCATCATTATGGGCGATGTGAACTTGGAAAATATCTTAGTCGATGCAAAAAGCCCGGAAGATATTAAAATTTATATCATTGATTTGGATAGCTGCCAAATTGATGGCTTCCCATCCATGTTTGAAACACCTGAATTTACCGATCCTGTATGGCTACAAGAACGTGAAGCACATGGTTTTATTCCAAGAACGATTGAAAATGAATGCTTTACTATAGCAATTTTGCTATTTAACATAATCTTCAACAATGTCCATCCTTACCAGCATCCGACCGGAAGAAACTTGCAAGATAATACGCGGAAACGCTTATATCCATATAAAATCCAAGAAAAAGACGCCGAATTTATCAAAGAGGAGTTCGGAGTCGAAGTGGATCCTGACCCGAACCGCAATGAAAAGAAGGCACCGACCTTGGCCAATTACACGCACTCCCATTTGCCGAGATACTTGAAGTGCATGTTCTATGCCACTTTTGCGAGCCAGGGCAAGGATTTCAGGCCGTCTACGGAACAAATGATGAAAGGCATTGATCGTTACATTTTCCATATCAAGAAAAATCCGGCCAGCGATAAAATGATCTATGATAATTTCGCCATAGCGGAGCCGTATACGATTCACTTCAACTGCTCGTCTAAAAACTGTCAAAAGGACTATTACTACCATTATAATAAAGTGCTGAACAGTTTCCGCGTAAATGAAACGTATTTATATTGCAATGAATGCATCAATATTTACGATACGCAAATCAAAAAATGGCTGAATGACGAAAGCTTGCCTGAAGCGGAGCGTCAGGCGATCAGGGCGGAATGGGAAGCGAGTTTGAATCCGCAAAATCTAGAGCAATTGCTTCATGAATTTTTCAGCAATCCGAAGAAAGATCAGAGCGGCAAAGAAAAGTTTGAGATGATCTTAATGGCCAAGCGCAAAACCTATTCCGCTTCCAATAGCGGACATGCAGCGCGACCGCAACAAACAATCCATCGAGCAAGACCTGTATCGCAGAATCGTCCGCAAGCTCATAAGAGTACTGGCAATGCGGGTGCCGGTTCGCGAACCCAAGCTTCTAAAACTAATAGCCAACAATCCGGCAAAAGTCCGGCCTCTTCCCGAAACTCACAGCAGCCGCAAGGATTGTTTGGTTTCCTGAAGAAACTATGGAACAATTAA
- a CDS encoding PIN domain-containing protein, translating to MEINGIDLSNHFIILDSNGLMHKEFQRFLRSTLVESYNETLQKKKVKDFRIFIPEAVFIELENLSQRPGSENLQTRTDAMDGFELAKRLIHANYVEIMRSDYTGTIGGFNDVSLLSIFMELRRHTHVALLTNDRNLATDVLNLNLLQSVKSKFVMKALFVNLKNEQLYEWQLDPDKREAKRFESEILRK from the coding sequence ATGGAAATCAACGGAATTGATTTGTCCAATCATTTTATCATCTTAGATTCCAATGGGTTGATGCACAAAGAGTTCCAGCGTTTTCTCCGCTCGACGCTTGTTGAAAGCTATAATGAGACGTTGCAAAAAAAGAAGGTAAAGGATTTCCGAATCTTCATTCCAGAGGCGGTTTTTATTGAGCTGGAAAATTTAAGCCAGCGTCCCGGTTCTGAAAATTTGCAGACCCGTACCGACGCGATGGACGGGTTCGAGTTGGCCAAACGGCTGATCCATGCAAATTATGTGGAAATCATGCGCTCTGATTATACAGGGACAATTGGCGGATTCAATGATGTCTCGCTGTTAAGCATTTTCATGGAGTTGCGGCGCCATACGCATGTGGCGCTTCTGACCAATGACCGGAATCTAGCTACCGATGTGTTGAACCTCAACCTATTGCAATCGGTTAAGTCAAAATTCGTCATGAAAGCACTGTTCGTTAATTTGAAAAACGAGCAGCTGTATGAATGGCAGCTGGACCCGGACAAGCGGGAGGCCAAGCGCTTTGAATCTGAAATCTTAAGAAAGTAG
- a CDS encoding helix-turn-helix domain-containing protein — MSDISDRYILLGQKIKERRKELKLTMTELANRTDLSQSAISMIENGLRQSTLPTLNRISEVLGYDFSQILVSNDPVTLDNKQEMPSQNGNPELTIKALQFNFTMQLIRNEPVLPDHDLNELITATVLEEVQSILNDEQARKRLEQRLSNEIKEEVERKKRKLDQTLSILDML; from the coding sequence ATGAGTGATATTTCAGACCGGTATATACTATTAGGGCAGAAAATCAAAGAACGGCGAAAAGAACTGAAACTGACGATGACCGAGCTGGCAAACCGAACGGACTTGTCCCAAAGCGCCATCTCAATGATAGAAAATGGACTGCGCCAATCAACACTGCCAACCCTAAATCGGATTTCAGAAGTGCTCGGATATGACTTTTCGCAAATCTTAGTATCGAATGATCCCGTTACCTTGGATAACAAACAAGAGATGCCCTCACAAAACGGGAATCCCGAACTGACAATCAAAGCACTGCAGTTCAACTTCACTATGCAATTAATACGCAACGAACCAGTGTTGCCCGATCATGACTTAAACGAACTAATCACAGCCACCGTACTAGAAGAAGTACAATCCATCCTAAACGATGAACAAGCACGGAAACGACTAGAACAACGCCTTTCCAACGAAATCAAAGAAGAAGTAGAACGCAAAAAACGCAAGCTAGATCAGACGCTGAGCATATTGGATATGTTGTAA
- a CDS encoding GGDEF domain-containing protein — MVQSILSNLAIILLGHLLMSTLMNYRGRFTKVTLNCSIVLLFSTVVIAMFYLPIRFDANYQVDLRLIPLLLLAIFRGWKITLPVLVISSAWRLGMGGLGAVPGVLYGMALPTLLTLLYLAFRKKRVSILESALIVSICWFVSDVPIVWIVPNGVDILKEISPLRYLSFLGATFVYYAFIQLEYKKEALRDELVFLASHDSLTKLLNKQSFIGLVEERMQDDQTEHYIAMVDIDHFKNLNDSYGHLAGDQALIAVSSIFERFESEDLIVARYGGEEFIIYMRADRQEHAIRVMEDIRNAIRTTPVPINEKQSLSVFVSIGLARIVSGSSLQEAIHLADKQLYQAKEQGRDRISYS; from the coding sequence ATGGTTCAATCAATCTTATCTAATTTGGCCATCATTTTGCTGGGGCATCTCTTGATGAGTACCCTCATGAACTATCGGGGCCGTTTCACAAAAGTTACTTTGAATTGTAGTATTGTGCTCCTGTTTTCAACCGTAGTCATTGCGATGTTTTATTTGCCGATCCGCTTTGATGCGAATTACCAGGTGGATCTCCGCTTGATTCCACTTTTATTGCTGGCCATATTCCGGGGATGGAAAATCACCCTTCCCGTTCTTGTCATCTCCTCTGCATGGCGGTTAGGCATGGGGGGGCTGGGTGCAGTGCCGGGTGTACTTTATGGAATGGCGCTACCGACTCTACTCACTTTACTTTATTTGGCGTTTAGGAAAAAACGGGTTTCAATACTGGAAAGTGCCTTGATTGTCTCCATTTGCTGGTTCGTCTCCGATGTTCCGATTGTTTGGATTGTGCCGAATGGCGTAGACATTCTCAAAGAAATTTCCCCGTTGCGGTATCTCTCCTTTTTGGGTGCGACATTTGTCTATTATGCATTTATTCAACTGGAGTATAAGAAGGAAGCGCTGCGGGACGAACTGGTCTTTCTAGCATCGCATGATTCATTGACGAAACTGTTGAACAAGCAGTCATTTATCGGGCTGGTGGAAGAAAGGATGCAGGACGACCAAACTGAACACTATATCGCCATGGTGGACATCGATCATTTCAAGAACTTGAATGATAGTTACGGTCATCTGGCCGGCGATCAAGCGCTCATCGCGGTTTCCTCCATCTTCGAACGGTTTGAAAGTGAAGACTTGATTGTCGCGCGGTATGGGGGAGAGGAATTTATAATATATATGCGGGCGGATCGTCAGGAGCATGCGATTCGTGTAATGGAAGACATTCGGAACGCCATCCGAACGACACCGGTTCCAATCAATGAAAAGCAGTCCTTGTCAGTTTTCGTTTCCATTGGATTGGCTCGGATCGTGTCCGGCTCATCCTTGCAAGAGGCCATCCACCTCGCGGACAAGCAGTTATATCAAGCGAAAGAACAGGGAAGGGATCGGATTAGTTATTCATAG
- a CDS encoding SDR family NAD(P)-dependent oxidoreductase, whose protein sequence is MRLENKVALITGGGTGIGKTTALQFAKEGASVVVTDIEKESGLQTVEEIRQHGGTAIFVQHDVRNEQDWMQVAEEAIGHFGKIDILFNNAGIFFIKPIAETTLEEWNQMMSINVTGAFLGMKHIVPHMIRNKGGSVINASSNAGLFGVSGMAAYGASKGAVRIMTKDAAMEFAPFVRVNSIHPGYIRTQMIEYGARVANKQPEDQAVTVPLKRLGDPIEVANLVLYLASAESSYITGSEFVLDGGVSAGQSVWEKAEG, encoded by the coding sequence ATGAGACTTGAAAATAAAGTAGCTCTGATTACAGGCGGCGGTACAGGAATCGGAAAAACGACAGCCTTGCAATTTGCGAAAGAAGGGGCCTCTGTCGTTGTGACGGATATTGAGAAAGAAAGTGGCTTACAAACGGTGGAGGAAATTCGTCAACATGGCGGGACAGCGATTTTTGTTCAACATGACGTCAGAAATGAACAGGATTGGATGCAAGTTGCCGAGGAAGCGATCGGACATTTTGGGAAAATTGATATTCTCTTTAACAATGCGGGAATCTTTTTTATCAAGCCCATTGCCGAAACAACGCTGGAAGAATGGAATCAAATGATGAGCATTAATGTTACGGGTGCCTTTTTGGGAATGAAACACATCGTTCCGCATATGATCCGAAACAAAGGCGGTTCCGTGATCAATGCTTCCTCGAACGCCGGGTTATTCGGGGTGTCCGGGATGGCCGCGTATGGAGCAAGTAAAGGGGCGGTGCGGATTATGACCAAAGATGCTGCAATGGAATTTGCTCCATTTGTTCGGGTGAATTCCATTCATCCCGGCTATATTCGGACCCAAATGATTGAATATGGAGCCCGAGTAGCGAACAAACAACCCGAAGACCAAGCCGTCACCGTTCCACTTAAGCGATTAGGAGATCCAATCGAAGTTGCCAATCTGGTACTATACTTGGCCTCCGCCGAATCATCATATATTACAGGATCAGAATTTGTCCTAGACGGAGGCGTATCTGCCGGCCAATCCGTATGGGAGAAAGCAGAGGGTTAA
- a CDS encoding SDR family NAD(P)-dependent oxidoreductase, producing MKRIEGRVAIITGAARGQGVAEAKIFAEEGAHVVITDILEDEVKEVASQINHAGGTAIALVHDVSIEEDWKRVVQTAVETFGKVDILVNNAGIPSRLNVEEETLEGWERVQAINSRSVFLGMKYTAPEIRKAGGGSIINISSVYGIIGVKGYAAYHASKGAVRTLTKTAAMDFAEDYIRVNSIHPGMIETAMTADLFTDPDIVKWMKEVTPWPRLGKPEDVAYGALFLASDESSFITGSEIVIDGGWIAT from the coding sequence ATGAAACGTATAGAAGGCCGAGTGGCAATTATTACGGGAGCGGCGAGAGGACAAGGCGTCGCGGAAGCTAAGATTTTTGCCGAAGAAGGAGCCCATGTTGTTATAACAGATATCTTAGAAGATGAAGTGAAGGAAGTGGCTTCTCAAATCAACCATGCTGGAGGCACAGCGATTGCTCTCGTTCATGATGTTTCCATAGAAGAGGATTGGAAAAGAGTTGTGCAAACGGCAGTGGAGACGTTCGGAAAGGTTGACATCCTGGTAAATAATGCAGGAATCCCTTCAAGATTAAATGTCGAGGAGGAAACGCTGGAAGGTTGGGAAAGAGTACAAGCAATTAATTCTCGTAGCGTATTCCTTGGGATGAAATATACAGCACCTGAAATCCGAAAAGCGGGAGGAGGCTCTATCATTAATATATCTTCCGTGTATGGAATCATTGGTGTGAAAGGCTATGCCGCCTACCATGCTTCCAAAGGAGCTGTGCGAACGTTAACTAAGACAGCTGCCATGGATTTTGCGGAAGATTATATTCGCGTGAATTCAATCCATCCGGGAATGATTGAAACGGCCATGACTGCGGATTTGTTTACAGACCCGGACATTGTCAAGTGGATGAAAGAAGTCACACCTTGGCCACGGCTAGGAAAACCGGAAGATGTGGCATATGGAGCATTATTTTTAGCCTCTGATGAGTCATCTTTCATAACGGGTTCTGAAATTGTCATTGATGGTGGATGGATTGCGACGTAA
- a CDS encoding ABC transporter permease, producing MNNLETGLGTKKFPLSGGQNISNLFFKYGVLAAFVFLVVIASILYPGFLRSENILNMMSQLSIIGMMSIGMTFVIITGGLDMSIGGIYALSAVVVASLADSLTIPLAVVITMSIGIGAGLLNGLLVTKFKVPPFVATLGTGSIFTGFALIYSNAQPFFVEKDNFRWLGSGYLGNVPISVIFLFIGYILFSVILSFTTYGKSIYSVGGNQEASRLSGLRVNWITSSAYMLCGLCASISGLIIASRLGQGQANIGDLIVLDVIAAVVIGGTSLSGGQGAIWRTAIGGAILIMISNVFDSLSLSPYWQSVFKGIIVIGAVMFDFYARSKVNK from the coding sequence ATGAATAATTTGGAAACCGGTCTTGGTACAAAAAAATTCCCATTAAGCGGCGGACAGAATATCAGTAATTTGTTCTTTAAATATGGGGTACTTGCAGCATTTGTATTTCTTGTAGTTATAGCAAGTATTCTATATCCGGGCTTTCTTCGTTCTGAAAACATATTGAATATGATGAGTCAATTATCCATTATCGGCATGATGAGTATTGGCATGACCTTTGTCATTATTACGGGCGGTCTTGATATGTCGATTGGCGGAATTTACGCGCTTAGTGCAGTCGTCGTTGCAAGTTTAGCGGATAGCCTGACCATTCCTTTAGCAGTCGTCATAACGATGAGCATTGGAATCGGTGCGGGATTGCTAAACGGGTTATTGGTAACAAAATTTAAAGTTCCTCCTTTTGTCGCGACGTTAGGAACAGGCTCCATTTTCACGGGATTTGCTTTAATTTATTCCAACGCGCAGCCGTTTTTCGTTGAAAAGGATAATTTTCGTTGGCTGGGATCTGGGTATCTTGGAAATGTTCCCATTTCGGTTATCTTTCTGTTTATCGGTTACATTCTTTTCTCTGTCATTTTGTCATTTACGACGTATGGCAAATCCATTTATTCAGTAGGAGGCAATCAAGAGGCAAGTCGATTATCCGGGTTACGGGTAAACTGGATCACTTCTAGTGCATATATGCTATGTGGTCTCTGTGCCTCAATCAGTGGTTTAATCATTGCATCAAGACTAGGACAAGGACAGGCAAACATCGGTGATTTAATTGTACTTGACGTTATTGCGGCAGTCGTAATCGGGGGGACTTCGTTGAGTGGGGGGCAAGGTGCCATTTGGAGAACAGCAATTGGTGGCGCAATCCTTATCATGATATCCAATGTCTTCGATAGCCTCTCACTGAGTCCCTATTGGCAGTCCGTATTTAAAGGGATTATTGTCATCGGCGCTGTAATGTTCGATTTCTATGCCCGTTCAAAAGTAAATAAATAG